One stretch of Mycolicibacterium fallax DNA includes these proteins:
- the rapZ gene encoding RNase adapter RapZ: MTERMADTGGDPSIDVVVVTGLSGAGRDTAAKVLEDLGWYVADNLPTELIARMVDLGLAAGSRITRLAVVMDARSKGFTGDLDTVRSDLAARDITPRVLFLDASDDVLVRRYENNRRAHPLQAGLTLAEGIAAERRMLEPVRAAADLVIDTSALPVPELRKTIEDAFGTETVATLSLTVESFGFKYGLPMDADMIADVRFLPNPHWVDDLRPHTGRHRAVRDYVLGQDAAGPFLDNYERILGLVFDGYRREGKRYVTVGIGCTGGKHRSVAIAEALAGRLTGTPGLSVRVLHRDLGRE; the protein is encoded by the coding sequence ATGACGGAGCGGATGGCCGACACCGGCGGTGACCCGTCGATCGACGTCGTCGTGGTCACCGGGCTGTCCGGGGCCGGGCGGGACACCGCGGCGAAGGTGCTCGAAGACCTCGGCTGGTACGTCGCCGACAACCTGCCCACCGAGCTGATCGCCCGGATGGTCGACCTCGGGCTGGCCGCCGGTTCCCGGATCACCCGGCTGGCGGTGGTGATGGACGCCCGCTCCAAGGGGTTCACCGGCGACCTGGACACCGTGCGCTCGGACCTGGCCGCCCGCGACATCACCCCGCGGGTGCTGTTCCTGGACGCCTCCGACGACGTGCTGGTCCGCCGCTACGAGAACAACCGGCGCGCCCATCCGCTGCAGGCCGGGCTGACCCTGGCCGAGGGCATCGCCGCCGAGCGCCGGATGCTGGAACCGGTGCGCGCGGCGGCGGACCTGGTGATCGACACCTCGGCGCTGCCGGTGCCGGAGCTGCGCAAGACCATTGAGGACGCGTTCGGCACCGAGACCGTCGCGACGCTGAGCCTGACCGTGGAATCCTTCGGCTTCAAATACGGGCTGCCGATGGACGCCGACATGATCGCCGACGTGCGCTTCCTGCCGAACCCGCACTGGGTCGACGACCTGCGCCCGCACACCGGCCGGCACCGGGCGGTGCGCGACTACGTGCTCGGCCAGGATGCCGCCGGGCCGTTCCTGGACAACTACGAGCGGATCCTGGGCCTGGTGTTCGACGGCTACCGGCGCGAGGGCAAACGCTATGTCACCGTCGGGATCGGCTGCACCGGCGGCAAGCATCGCAGCGTCGCGATCGCCGAGGCGCTGGCCGGGCGGCTGACCGGGACGCCCGGGCTGTCGGTGCGGGTGCTGCACCGGGATCTGGGGCGCGAGTGA
- a CDS encoding gluconeogenesis factor YvcK family protein produces the protein MSDPRIVALGGGHGLYATLSAARRLTAYVTAVVTVADDGGSSGRLRAELDIVPPGDLRMALAALASDSPQGRLWATIIQHRFGGTGALAGHPIGNLLLAGLDEVLADPVAALDELGRVLGVRGRVLPMCPIGLKIEADVAGLESDPRMSRVIRGQVAVATTPGQVRRVRLLPGHPPATPQAVDAIMAADLVVLGPGSWFSSVIPHVLVPGLVSALQATTARRALVLNLADEPGETAGFSAERHVHVLAQHAPDITVDDIIVDEARVPGQRERDQLRRTAGLLQADVVFADVSRPGTPLHDPAKLASALQGVLARGEAVAPPAATAPLAADGIRRERGDDTWR, from the coding sequence GTGAGCGACCCCCGCATCGTCGCGCTCGGCGGCGGTCACGGCCTGTACGCCACGCTGTCGGCGGCCCGCCGGCTGACCGCGTATGTGACCGCCGTGGTGACCGTCGCCGACGACGGCGGATCCTCGGGCCGGCTGCGCGCCGAGCTCGACATCGTGCCGCCCGGTGACCTGCGGATGGCGCTGGCCGCGCTGGCCTCCGACAGCCCGCAGGGCCGGCTGTGGGCGACGATCATCCAGCACCGGTTCGGCGGCACCGGCGCGCTGGCCGGGCATCCGATCGGCAACCTGCTGCTGGCCGGGCTCGACGAGGTGCTGGCCGACCCGGTCGCCGCCCTGGACGAGCTGGGCCGGGTCCTCGGGGTGCGCGGCCGGGTGCTGCCGATGTGCCCGATCGGCCTAAAGATCGAGGCCGATGTGGCCGGGCTGGAATCGGATCCGCGGATGAGCCGGGTGATCCGGGGCCAGGTGGCGGTGGCGACCACCCCCGGCCAGGTCCGCCGGGTCCGGCTGCTGCCCGGGCATCCGCCGGCCACCCCGCAGGCCGTCGACGCCATCATGGCCGCCGACCTGGTGGTGCTGGGGCCGGGCTCCTGGTTCTCCAGCGTCATCCCGCACGTGTTGGTGCCCGGGCTGGTCAGCGCGCTGCAGGCGACCACCGCCCGTCGGGCACTGGTGCTGAACCTGGCCGACGAGCCGGGGGAGACCGCCGGGTTCAGCGCCGAACGGCATGTGCACGTGCTGGCTCAGCACGCCCCGGACATCACCGTGGACGACATCATCGTCGACGAGGCCCGGGTGCCCGGGCAGCGCGAGCGCGACCAGCTGCGCCGCACGGCCGGCCTGCTGCAGGCCGACGTGGTGTTTGCTGACGTTTCACGACCTGGTACACCATTACATGACCCGGCGAAATTGGCGTCGGCGTTGCAGGGGGTGCTCGCGCGGGGTGAGGCGGTGGCGCCGCCTGCTGCCACCGCGCCGTTGGCCGCCGACGGGATCCGGCGGGAAAGAGGTGACGACACTTGGCGATGA
- the whiA gene encoding DNA-binding protein WhiA, translating into MTAEVKNELSKLVVNSVSARRAEVASLLRFAGGLHIVSGRVVVEAEVDLEGTARRLRKDIFDLYGYAAMVHVLSPSGIRKATRYVVRVAKDGEALARQTGLLDLRGRPVRGLPAQVVGGSIGDSEAAWRGAFLAHGSLTEPGRSSALEISCPGPEAALALVGAARRMGVSAKAREVRGIDRVVVRDGEAIGLLLTRMGAQDTRGTWEERRMRREVRATANRLANFDDANLRRSARAAVAAAARVERALEILGPGVPDHLAAAGKLRVEHRQASLEELGRLADPPMTKDAVAGRIRRLLSMADRKAKQDGLPDTESAVTQDLLDDA; encoded by the coding sequence ATGACTGCGGAGGTCAAGAACGAGCTGAGCAAGCTCGTGGTGAACTCGGTCAGCGCTCGACGTGCCGAGGTGGCGTCGCTGCTGCGGTTCGCCGGCGGCCTGCACATCGTGTCGGGCCGGGTGGTCGTGGAGGCCGAGGTCGACCTGGAGGGCACCGCGCGGCGGCTGCGCAAGGACATCTTCGACCTGTACGGCTACGCCGCCATGGTGCACGTGCTGTCGCCGAGCGGGATCCGCAAGGCCACCCGCTACGTGGTGCGGGTGGCCAAGGACGGCGAGGCGCTGGCCCGCCAGACCGGGCTGCTGGATCTGCGCGGCCGGCCGGTGCGCGGGCTGCCCGCCCAGGTCGTCGGCGGCAGCATCGGTGATTCCGAGGCCGCCTGGCGCGGGGCGTTCCTGGCGCACGGCTCGCTGACCGAGCCGGGCCGGTCCTCGGCGCTGGAGATCAGCTGCCCCGGGCCGGAGGCGGCGCTGGCGCTGGTCGGGGCGGCCCGCCGGATGGGGGTGTCGGCCAAGGCCCGCGAGGTCCGCGGCATCGACCGGGTGGTGGTGCGCGACGGCGAGGCCATCGGGCTGCTGCTGACCCGGATGGGCGCCCAGGACACCCGCGGCACCTGGGAGGAGCGCCGGATGCGCCGCGAGGTCCGCGCCACCGCGAACCGGCTGGCCAACTTCGACGACGCCAACCTGCGCCGGTCGGCGCGCGCGGCGGTCGCCGCGGCCGCCCGGGTGGAGCGCGCCCTGGAGATCCTGGGTCCCGGGGTGCCCGATCACCTGGCCGCCGCCGGCAAGCTGCGCGTCGAGCACCGGCAGGCCTCGCTGGAGGAACTCGGCCGGCTGGCCGACCCGCCGATGACCAAGGACGCGGTGGCCGGGCGGATCCGCCGGCTGCTGTCGATGGCCGACCGCAAGGCCAAGCAGGACGGGCTGCCCGACACCGAGTCGGCCGTCACCCAGGATCTCCTGGACGACGCCTGA
- a CDS encoding sensor domain-containing protein: MATSSSGPSSLLSAVIWGLLGVILGGGMLMAGLNGVVGDGPPTCGGQTMERGDECVGTKSGRRDYDEVKRSDRTSGYFLTGFGLLIGLGGVVVLASGIRDRHLVTVTDDALLGAGEVARFTGLPGTVTESHGAVLFDDTEGLDDPELVSVYSHAQVRAFQRPGMAAVRTRTLREEPEGQLRRAVSVAVVGYTKEAQAQAVFAELGRQWSAAPGRTLGVRRGAEHIRSTVGTLFASADTLVISRQQEDGDGWTGWHAVARWNNVLVEVQANGYWEQPGPTADLLDAAVAKLSKGAPRPATRTLLPVESPDWSAEALEALLLPDTRVGELLRAPALARESVRTSLYDDASAVHDGAFLGSYALTQKSVFDGSGWQAMRGRVLHDADGGPVVRAIQAVVLMPSAQAAGALLAAQAPLWQRQAGAMMSFSSGEQRVVNSYGPLVNTGDMLAINRFEEGGNGWVTQRAMTAVGRIIVDTQVAGRPAAPTLAVQLADAIAAGVPGAGGRRGTRDPLALQPAPVEVAAAEALLPTAERAAALTGTPGLVLDAPVTALYDDSAQLPAGEPLDPWALAQLPVYTGTGYLAVRTHKLSVPVDGGGTHLLFGSVIVFATPAAAAAALAAQRPNWRGAVGRLVTTGDDAGEYTWVYGELAEAPDALALTHFQEGADGWGVQRAVRLAGNVLIEAQASGRWAAGVAGRFAAAIAAGVPAAAAAPAPAPAPRPPGPPPPSFDYGVQLLFDTTGLDRGPDGWVNPGTGDDFRIAELAGNATSVPLARLDELRRSLTTDLAGEACLIEANVVAVDGLPALQYLIKAPNPRTGRGVVYLVANIVPREGKWLQLNGIFPEGADTGMREAAVAAEVGPAGMYPPHPYVPGVRPVLPYSIADDRRYDGRFPDHPVSRARRWAAAVPPTIRLAPAFAALPPAYPEDRR, translated from the coding sequence GTGGCAACTAGCTCCTCCGGGCCCTCCAGCCTGCTCAGTGCGGTGATTTGGGGCCTGCTCGGCGTGATACTGGGCGGCGGAATGCTGATGGCGGGCCTGAACGGCGTGGTCGGGGACGGCCCCCCGACCTGCGGCGGGCAGACCATGGAGCGCGGCGACGAATGCGTCGGCACCAAATCCGGCCGGCGTGACTACGACGAGGTGAAGCGCAGTGACCGCACCTCCGGGTACTTTCTGACCGGGTTCGGCCTGCTGATCGGGCTTGGCGGCGTGGTGGTGCTGGCCTCGGGGATCCGGGATCGTCACCTGGTCACGGTCACCGACGACGCGCTGCTCGGCGCCGGCGAGGTGGCGCGGTTCACCGGCCTGCCGGGCACCGTCACCGAGTCGCACGGCGCGGTCCTCTTCGACGACACCGAGGGGCTCGACGACCCGGAACTGGTGTCGGTCTACAGCCACGCCCAGGTACGGGCCTTCCAGCGGCCCGGGATGGCCGCGGTCCGCACGCGCACGCTGCGCGAGGAGCCCGAGGGCCAGCTGCGCCGCGCGGTCAGCGTGGCCGTCGTCGGCTACACCAAAGAGGCCCAGGCCCAAGCGGTGTTCGCGGAACTGGGCCGGCAGTGGAGCGCCGCGCCCGGGCGAACGCTGGGGGTGCGCCGCGGGGCGGAGCACATCCGCAGCACCGTCGGCACGCTGTTTGCCAGCGCCGACACCCTGGTGATCAGCCGGCAGCAGGAGGACGGTGACGGCTGGACCGGTTGGCACGCCGTCGCGCGCTGGAACAACGTGCTCGTGGAGGTGCAGGCGAACGGCTATTGGGAGCAGCCCGGGCCGACCGCCGACCTGCTGGACGCCGCGGTCGCCAAGCTCAGCAAGGGGGCGCCGCGCCCGGCCACCCGCACGCTGCTCCCGGTTGAGTCACCGGACTGGTCGGCCGAGGCCCTGGAGGCGCTGCTGCTGCCCGATACCCGGGTTGGTGAGCTGCTGCGGGCCCCCGCCCTGGCCCGGGAATCGGTCCGCACCAGCCTGTACGACGACGCGTCGGCGGTGCACGACGGGGCTTTTCTGGGTAGCTATGCGCTGACCCAGAAGTCGGTGTTCGACGGAAGCGGCTGGCAGGCGATGCGCGGCCGGGTGCTGCACGACGCCGACGGCGGCCCGGTCGTGCGGGCGATTCAGGCCGTTGTGCTGATGCCCAGCGCGCAGGCGGCCGGCGCGCTGCTGGCCGCGCAGGCCCCGCTGTGGCAGCGGCAGGCCGGCGCCATGATGTCCTTCAGCTCCGGGGAACAGCGGGTGGTCAACAGCTATGGCCCGCTGGTCAACACCGGCGACATGCTGGCGATCAACCGGTTCGAGGAGGGCGGCAACGGCTGGGTCACCCAGCGCGCGATGACCGCGGTGGGCCGGATCATCGTGGACACCCAGGTCGCCGGCCGCCCGGCCGCGCCGACGCTGGCGGTGCAACTGGCCGACGCGATCGCGGCCGGGGTGCCCGGCGCCGGAGGGCGCCGCGGGACCCGCGACCCGCTGGCGCTGCAGCCCGCGCCGGTCGAGGTGGCCGCGGCCGAGGCGCTGCTGCCCACCGCCGAGCGCGCTGCCGCGCTCACCGGGACGCCCGGACTGGTGCTCGACGCACCGGTGACCGCGCTCTACGACGACTCCGCGCAGCTGCCCGCCGGCGAGCCGCTGGATCCGTGGGCGCTCGCGCAGCTGCCGGTGTACACCGGCACCGGCTATCTCGCGGTGCGCACCCACAAGCTGTCGGTCCCGGTCGACGGCGGCGGCACGCACCTGCTGTTCGGGTCGGTGATCGTGTTCGCCACCCCGGCCGCGGCGGCCGCCGCGCTGGCCGCGCAGCGGCCGAACTGGCGGGGTGCGGTCGGCCGGCTGGTCACCACCGGCGACGATGCGGGGGAGTACACCTGGGTGTACGGCGAGTTGGCCGAGGCCCCGGACGCCCTGGCGCTGACGCACTTCCAGGAGGGGGCCGACGGCTGGGGGGTGCAGCGGGCGGTGCGGCTGGCCGGCAACGTGCTGATCGAGGCGCAGGCCTCCGGCCGCTGGGCTGCCGGGGTGGCCGGGCGGTTCGCCGCGGCGATCGCCGCCGGGGTGCCCGCCGCGGCAGCCGCCCCGGCCCCCGCACCGGCACCGCGGCCGCCGGGGCCGCCGCCGCCGTCGTTCGACTACGGGGTGCAGCTGCTGTTCGACACCACCGGCCTGGACCGCGGCCCGGACGGCTGGGTGAATCCGGGTACCGGCGACGACTTCCGGATCGCCGAGCTGGCCGGCAACGCCACCTCGGTGCCGCTGGCCCGGCTCGACGAGCTGCGCCGCTCGCTGACCACCGATCTGGCCGGCGAGGCCTGCCTGATCGAGGCGAACGTGGTGGCGGTGGACGGGCTGCCCGCGCTGCAGTACCTGATCAAGGCGCCCAATCCGCGCACCGGCCGCGGGGTGGTCTACCTGGTGGCCAACATCGTGCCGCGGGAGGGCAAGTGGCTGCAGCTCAACGGCATCTTCCCGGAGGGCGCCGACACCGGGATGCGTGAGGCCGCGGTGGCCGCCGAGGTCGGGCCGGCCGGCATGTATCCGCCGCACCCCTATGTTCCCGGGGTGCGCCCGGTGCTGCCGTACTCGATCGCCGACGACCGCCGCTACGACGGCCGGTTCCCGGATCACCCGGTGAGCCGGGCCCGGCGCTGGGCCGCCGCGGTGCCGCCCACCATCCGGCTGGCGCCGGCCTTCGCGGCGCTGCCGCCGGCCTACCCGGAGGACCGCCGGTGA
- a CDS encoding sensor domain-containing protein, giving the protein MTDSPPLLPSAAEIAELLGVPALTAVAFAPYDPSAELEAGESQGAYLAAQEKVYAGTGFQVWVVEKFADTAVGTPGLFVTQAVFAYPNPADAERVFAEQGRQWRASSGRVLTVTAGNGTQYRHSYGPLTELARALAINRHQLDAPGWVSQRALAILGHCLIDIQITGSNVANPESALDLAAVIGNRIPAAAPQAAPPPPPPAPPPPPPPPPAPPAPALDSLLLSVDRIAAIVGLTGLDPQQVATTLYHDGNAAPAGEPVGPYLIGQRGAYAETGWISARMQSVRQLVDGKADQKIFQGLVGYPSAAAAAAAFAEQARQWQASAGRTVTVTGSAESTYLCTFGELTNTGDALAMTRHYADGTGWTVQRALGQCGSTLVDVQVSGRWKDATVAADLLDALIAGIPGAPLRSPTRDLLAAAPAPAAAPVSAPAPAEPPLLPPQRVAAVTGLPELEVDWTGTALFDDSTTLAVGESIGAFAIGQKHAYAGSGWISARLQTLKHVVDGSTEAFAYQSVIGYLSPEAAAAAFAEQARQWRASAGRSIEVHRADSPYRCRYGAVYATDDTLAITRLEEGGNGWGVQRALAVVGNEIIDVQVSGRSPNPARAVDLLDAIVAGMPGGGSRPPTRDRLPAQPPSPVPLADLDALLPAPEPLAAVVGVPQLVQTNSYTSMYDDADLLESGVSAGAFGVAERAAYLGSGWLRTRIVRMVDDPANAAHRVVQAVVLLPSPEAATAVFAEQARQWQAAAGSTISVAQQNAPYRCVYGPLTDLGVAIAITRFTEGGGGWCVQRALTVRGNVVVDVQCASGRDGDIALRVAQAIADAVPATVRG; this is encoded by the coding sequence GTGACCGATTCGCCACCGCTGCTGCCGTCGGCGGCGGAGATCGCCGAGCTGCTGGGGGTGCCCGCGCTCACCGCGGTGGCCTTCGCGCCCTACGATCCGTCCGCCGAGCTGGAGGCCGGGGAGAGTCAGGGGGCCTACCTGGCCGCCCAGGAAAAGGTGTACGCCGGTACCGGATTCCAGGTGTGGGTGGTGGAAAAATTCGCCGACACCGCCGTCGGCACGCCGGGGCTGTTCGTCACCCAGGCGGTGTTCGCCTACCCGAACCCCGCCGACGCCGAACGGGTCTTCGCCGAGCAGGGCCGACAGTGGCGGGCCAGTTCCGGCCGGGTGCTCACCGTCACCGCGGGCAACGGCACGCAGTATCGGCACAGCTACGGGCCGCTGACCGAACTGGCCCGCGCGCTGGCGATCAACCGGCACCAGCTGGACGCGCCGGGCTGGGTCTCCCAGCGCGCGCTGGCCATCCTCGGGCACTGCCTGATCGACATTCAGATCACCGGCAGCAATGTGGCCAACCCGGAGTCCGCGCTCGATCTGGCCGCGGTGATCGGCAACCGGATCCCCGCCGCTGCCCCGCAGGCAGCGCCCCCGCCGCCGCCCCCGGCGCCACCACCCCCGCCGCCACCGCCGCCGGCCCCGCCGGCGCCCGCGCTGGACTCGCTGCTGCTGTCCGTCGATCGGATCGCCGCGATCGTCGGGCTGACCGGCCTGGACCCGCAGCAGGTGGCGACCACGCTCTACCACGACGGCAACGCGGCACCCGCGGGCGAGCCGGTCGGCCCCTACCTGATCGGCCAGCGCGGCGCATACGCCGAGACCGGCTGGATCAGCGCGCGGATGCAGAGCGTGCGCCAGCTCGTCGACGGCAAGGCCGACCAGAAGATCTTTCAGGGCCTGGTCGGCTATCCCAGCGCGGCCGCGGCCGCCGCCGCGTTCGCCGAACAGGCCCGGCAGTGGCAGGCCAGCGCCGGGCGGACCGTCACCGTCACCGGGTCGGCCGAGTCGACCTACCTGTGCACCTTCGGCGAGCTGACCAACACCGGCGACGCCCTGGCGATGACCCGCCACTACGCCGACGGCACCGGCTGGACGGTCCAGCGCGCCCTCGGGCAGTGCGGCAGCACCCTGGTCGACGTGCAGGTGTCCGGCCGCTGGAAGGACGCCACGGTGGCCGCCGACCTCCTCGATGCCCTCATCGCCGGCATTCCCGGCGCCCCGCTGCGCAGCCCGACCCGCGACCTGCTGGCCGCCGCGCCCGCCCCGGCCGCCGCGCCGGTGTCCGCCCCGGCCCCGGCCGAGCCACCGCTGCTGCCGCCCCAGCGGGTCGCCGCGGTGACCGGACTGCCCGAGCTGGAGGTCGACTGGACCGGGACCGCGCTGTTCGACGACTCGACGACGCTGGCCGTCGGGGAGAGCATCGGCGCCTTCGCGATCGGCCAGAAGCACGCCTACGCCGGCAGCGGCTGGATCTCGGCGCGCCTGCAGACCCTCAAGCACGTCGTCGACGGCAGCACCGAGGCCTTTGCCTACCAATCGGTGATCGGCTACCTCTCGCCGGAGGCGGCGGCCGCGGCGTTCGCCGAGCAGGCCCGGCAGTGGCGGGCCAGCGCCGGGCGCAGCATCGAGGTGCACCGCGCCGACAGTCCCTACCGGTGCCGCTACGGCGCGGTGTACGCCACCGACGACACGCTGGCCATCACCCGCCTGGAAGAGGGCGGCAACGGGTGGGGGGTGCAGCGGGCGCTGGCGGTGGTCGGCAACGAGATCATCGACGTCCAGGTCAGCGGCCGGTCGCCGAACCCGGCCCGGGCGGTGGACCTGCTCGACGCCATCGTGGCCGGCATGCCCGGCGGCGGCTCGCGCCCGCCGACCCGCGACCGGCTGCCCGCGCAACCGCCGTCGCCGGTGCCGCTGGCCGACCTGGACGCTCTGCTGCCGGCGCCGGAGCCGCTGGCCGCCGTCGTCGGGGTGCCGCAGCTGGTCCAGACCAACTCCTACACCAGCATGTACGACGACGCCGACCTGCTCGAATCCGGTGTCAGCGCCGGGGCGTTCGGCGTCGCCGAGCGGGCCGCGTACCTCGGCAGCGGCTGGCTGCGGACCCGGATCGTCCGAATGGTCGACGACCCGGCCAACGCCGCGCATCGGGTGGTGCAGGCGGTGGTGCTGCTGCCCTCGCCGGAGGCCGCGACCGCGGTGTTCGCCGAACAGGCCCGGCAGTGGCAGGCCGCCGCGGGCAGCACGATCAGCGTCGCTCAGCAGAATGCGCCGTATCGCTGCGTGTACGGGCCGCTGACCGATCTGGGCGTCGCGATCGCCATCACCCGGTTCACCGAGGGCGGTGGCGGGTGGTGCGTGCAGCGGGCGCTGACGGTGCGCGGCAACGTCGTCGTCGACGTGCAGTGCGCCTCCGGACGCGACGGCGACATCGCCCTGCGGGTCGCCCAGGCGATCGCCGACGCGGTGCCCGCCACCGTCCGCGGCTGA
- the gap gene encoding type I glyceraldehyde-3-phosphate dehydrogenase, which produces MTIRVGVNGFGRIGRNFFRALDAQKAAGKNADIEIVAVNDLTDNAALAHLLKFDSILGRLPYEVSLEGDDTIVVGDHKIKALAIKEGPAALPWGDLGVDVVVESTGIFTKRDKAQGHLDAGAKKVIISAPASDEDITIVMGVNDDKYDGSQNIISNASCTTNCLGPFAKVLNDEFGIVKGLMTTVHAYTQDQNLQDGPHSDLRRARAAALNIVPTSTGAAKAIGLVLPELKGKLDGYALRVPIPTGSCTDLTVELKKAATAAEINAAMKAAADGPMKGILKYYDAPIVSSDIVTDPHSSIFDAGLTKVIDNQAKVVSWYDNEWGYSNRLVDLIALVGKSL; this is translated from the coding sequence GTGACCATCCGCGTAGGCGTTAACGGCTTCGGCCGCATCGGACGCAACTTCTTCCGCGCCCTGGACGCGCAGAAGGCCGCCGGCAAGAACGCCGACATCGAGATCGTCGCGGTCAACGACCTGACCGACAACGCCGCGCTGGCGCACCTGCTGAAGTTCGACTCGATCCTGGGCCGGCTGCCCTACGAGGTCAGCCTGGAGGGCGACGACACCATCGTGGTGGGCGATCACAAGATCAAGGCGCTGGCGATCAAGGAGGGCCCGGCGGCGCTGCCGTGGGGTGACCTGGGCGTCGACGTCGTCGTCGAGTCGACCGGCATCTTCACCAAGCGGGACAAGGCGCAGGGCCACCTCGACGCCGGCGCCAAGAAGGTCATCATCTCCGCGCCCGCCAGCGACGAGGACATCACCATCGTGATGGGCGTCAACGACGACAAGTACGACGGCAGCCAGAACATCATCTCCAACGCCTCCTGCACCACCAACTGCCTCGGGCCGTTCGCCAAGGTGCTCAACGACGAGTTCGGCATCGTCAAGGGCCTGATGACCACCGTGCACGCCTACACCCAGGACCAGAACCTGCAGGACGGCCCGCACTCGGACCTGCGCCGCGCCCGGGCCGCCGCGCTGAACATCGTCCCGACCTCCACCGGTGCGGCCAAGGCCATCGGCCTGGTGCTGCCCGAGCTCAAGGGCAAGCTGGACGGCTACGCGCTGCGGGTGCCGATCCCCACCGGCTCCTGCACCGACCTGACCGTCGAGCTGAAGAAGGCCGCCACCGCCGCGGAGATCAACGCCGCGATGAAGGCCGCCGCCGACGGCCCGATGAAGGGCATCCTGAAGTACTACGACGCGCCGATCGTCTCGTCGGACATCGTCACCGATCCGCACAGCTCGATCTTCGACGCCGGCCTGACCAAGGTGATCGACAACCAGGCCAAGGTGGTGTCCTGGTACGACAACGAGTGGGGCTACTCCAACCGCCTCGTCGACCTGATCGCGCTGGTCGGCAAGTCGCTCTAA
- a CDS encoding phosphoglycerate kinase: MTVKTLDDLLAEGVAGRGVLVRSDLNVPLDDDGTITDPGRIIASLPTLRALAEAGARVVVTAHLGRPKGAPDPKFSLAPVAAELSERLGRHVALAGDVVGTDALARAEGLTDGDILLLENIRFDPRETSKDPAERAALAAELAELVDTPGGPSAAFVSDGFGVVHREQASVYDVAKLLPPYAGTLVAAEVEVLRQLTTGGERPYAVVLGGSKVSDKLAVIENLAGKADSIIIGGGMCFTFLAAQGLSVGTSLLQEEMIDTCRKLLEDYGDVIHLPVDIVAADAFAADAAAATVAVDAIPADRMGLDVGPESVKRFAALLSNAKTIFWNGPMGVFEFPAFAAGTGGVAEAIIGATAKGAFSVVGGGDSAAAVRTLGLAEDGFSHISTGGGASLEYLEGKTLPGIAVLDDAAAPQD; the protein is encoded by the coding sequence ATGACGGTCAAGACTCTCGACGATCTGCTCGCCGAGGGCGTGGCGGGTCGGGGCGTGCTGGTGCGCTCCGACCTCAACGTCCCGCTCGACGACGACGGCACCATCACCGACCCGGGCCGCATCATCGCCTCGCTGCCGACGCTGCGCGCGCTGGCCGAGGCCGGTGCCCGGGTGGTGGTGACCGCGCACCTGGGTCGCCCCAAGGGCGCCCCGGACCCGAAGTTCTCGCTGGCCCCGGTGGCCGCCGAGCTCTCCGAGCGGCTCGGCCGGCACGTGGCGCTGGCCGGTGACGTGGTCGGCACCGACGCGCTGGCCCGCGCCGAGGGGCTGACCGACGGCGACATCCTGCTGCTGGAGAACATCCGCTTCGACCCGCGCGAGACCAGCAAGGACCCCGCCGAGCGGGCCGCGCTGGCCGCGGAGCTGGCCGAGCTGGTCGACACCCCGGGCGGGCCGTCGGCGGCGTTCGTCTCCGACGGGTTCGGGGTGGTGCACCGCGAGCAGGCGTCGGTCTACGACGTCGCCAAGCTGCTGCCGCCTTACGCGGGCACCCTGGTGGCCGCCGAGGTGGAGGTGCTGCGCCAGCTCACCACCGGCGGTGAGCGCCCCTACGCGGTGGTGCTGGGCGGGTCCAAGGTGTCGGACAAGCTGGCCGTCATCGAGAACCTGGCCGGCAAGGCCGACAGCATCATCATCGGCGGGGGCATGTGCTTCACCTTTCTTGCCGCGCAAGGGCTTTCGGTCGGCACCTCGCTGCTGCAGGAGGAGATGATCGACACCTGCCGCAAGCTGCTGGAGGATTACGGCGACGTCATCCACCTGCCGGTCGACATCGTGGCGGCCGACGCGTTCGCCGCCGACGCCGCCGCCGCGACGGTCGCCGTCGACGCGATCCCGGCTGACCGGATGGGCCTGGACGTCGGCCCGGAATCGGTGAAGCGGTTCGCCGCGCTGCTGTCCAACGCCAAGACCATCTTCTGGAACGGCCCGATGGGCGTGTTCGAGTTCCCGGCGTTCGCCGCGGGCACCGGGGGAGTGGCCGAGGCGATCATCGGCGCCACCGCCAAGGGCGCGTTCAGCGTCGTCGGCGGCGGCGACTCGGCCGCCGCGGTCCGCACCCTGGGCCTGGCCGAGGACGGCTTCAGCCACATCTCCACCGGCGGCGGTGCGTCGCTGGAATACCTGGAGGGCAAGACCCTGCCGGGCATCGCCGTGCTCGACGATGCCGCCGCCCCGCAAGATTAG